A genomic region of bacterium contains the following coding sequences:
- a CDS encoding ABC transporter permease: MKPLLIKAALGHFKKHPFQAGLAVIGVALGVAVFVGIEGANGSALRAFELSTVAITGRTTHQIIGESAGVPESFYRKLRLDLGVRWSAPVIEGFVSLVADDDSRPRFRLLGVDSFAEAAFRGQLEARPGTVVDLAAFMTRPGVVLSAPVASVRSIGIGDELGLLIAGRLERVEVVGLFEPASDFDRQAAADLLICDISTAQTLLRLGDRLSRIDLIAPRTRDGASATDPLAPIRAALPAGTKIVRPEQRSAAAEQMTRAFRLNLRALSLLALLCGAFLIYNTMTFAVVQRRPALGTLRALGATSRELFAIVLSEAAVVGGIGALLGCAVGSALARLLVARVTQTVNDLYFAVNVREVAVPSGVLVAGSVLGIGAALVAAMGPAAEALRTVPRSALARAELEGRTRRAIPAVTVLGALVVIAGATCLSLPLTGLISSFAGLFMVLVGMACLTPATTLVLMRLLTPGAGRVFGNLGRLSARGVVATLSRTGVAIAALMMTVAVTVGVDVMIRSFRGTVDRWLAYSLPADLYLTSQGALTDRYTASPAALSAADITKLRALEGVARVTTVRTARVGSSVGPVRLLAHDLGRFGQSAFRLKAGDDGEAWDAYYRGDAVLISEPFWFRHGLELGATLSLETPAGRRGFPVAGIFYDYATEEGSVLLAQPSYRELWGDFGITAAALYLGTADLASVETAALRTLGEDRELVIRSNRLLRDESLRVFDRTFVVTGVLRLLAVLVAFVGVLAALTALQLERGRELGVLRALGLTPREVWTLVTTQTAMIGAVAGVLAIPVGLTMAAIMIHVINRRSFGWSLEMTVSPEPLLAAVVLSVGAALLAGLYPAYRMSRTSPAEALRGE, translated from the coding sequence ATGAAACCTCTGCTGATCAAGGCCGCCCTCGGGCACTTCAAGAAGCACCCGTTCCAGGCCGGCCTGGCGGTGATCGGCGTGGCCCTCGGAGTCGCCGTGTTCGTGGGTATCGAGGGCGCCAACGGGTCCGCCCTGCGCGCATTCGAGCTTTCCACCGTGGCTATCACCGGTCGCACCACTCACCAGATCATCGGCGAATCGGCGGGAGTCCCGGAGTCCTTCTACCGGAAGCTGCGGCTTGACCTGGGAGTCCGCTGGTCCGCTCCCGTGATCGAGGGCTTCGTTTCCCTCGTAGCCGACGACGACTCTCGCCCTCGATTTCGCCTGCTCGGAGTCGACTCGTTCGCCGAGGCCGCGTTTCGTGGCCAGCTCGAGGCCCGCCCGGGCACGGTTGTCGACCTGGCCGCCTTCATGACTCGACCCGGCGTTGTCCTCTCGGCTCCGGTCGCCAGCGTGAGATCGATCGGGATCGGCGACGAGCTCGGCCTGCTGATCGCCGGCCGGCTCGAGAGAGTCGAAGTCGTCGGTCTCTTCGAGCCTGCTAGCGACTTCGACCGGCAGGCCGCCGCGGACCTGCTGATCTGCGATATCTCGACGGCGCAAACGCTGCTGCGACTCGGTGACCGGCTCTCTCGCATCGACCTGATCGCCCCCAGGACCCGGGACGGGGCGTCGGCAACGGACCCGCTCGCCCCGATTCGAGCCGCGCTGCCGGCGGGAACCAAGATCGTTCGGCCCGAGCAGCGCTCGGCCGCCGCCGAGCAGATGACCCGGGCCTTCCGCTTGAACCTGCGGGCGCTCAGTCTCCTGGCCCTCCTCTGCGGCGCCTTCCTCATCTACAACACCATGACCTTCGCGGTCGTTCAACGCCGCCCGGCTCTGGGAACGCTGCGCGCGCTGGGCGCGACCTCGCGCGAGCTCTTCGCCATCGTGCTCTCCGAGGCCGCGGTCGTCGGTGGGATCGGGGCGCTCCTGGGTTGTGCAGTCGGGAGCGCACTTGCGCGCCTCCTGGTGGCGCGAGTCACTCAGACCGTCAACGATCTCTACTTCGCCGTCAACGTCAGGGAGGTCGCGGTACCCTCCGGTGTGCTCGTCGCCGGCTCCGTCCTGGGAATCGGCGCCGCACTCGTCGCGGCGATGGGGCCGGCCGCCGAGGCACTCAGGACCGTGCCACGCTCGGCCTTGGCTCGGGCCGAGCTCGAAGGCCGGACGCGTCGAGCCATCCCGGCAGTGACGGTCCTCGGTGCTCTGGTCGTAATCGCCGGAGCGACCTGCCTATCGCTTCCACTGACCGGGCTGATCTCCAGCTTCGCCGGCCTCTTCATGGTTCTGGTCGGCATGGCCTGCCTCACGCCCGCCACGACCCTGGTTCTGATGCGGCTTCTGACTCCGGGCGCCGGGCGGGTCTTCGGCAACCTCGGCAGGCTGTCGGCAAGGGGCGTCGTCGCCACCCTCAGCCGAACCGGGGTCGCCATCGCCGCGCTCATGATGACGGTCGCGGTGACGGTGGGCGTAGATGTGATGATCCGGAGCTTCCGTGGCACGGTCGACCGATGGCTCGCCTACTCGCTGCCCGCGGATCTCTACCTGACGTCGCAGGGCGCGCTCACCGACCGCTACACGGCCTCGCCGGCGGCGCTGTCCGCGGCCGACATCACCAAGCTGCGAGCGCTCGAAGGGGTCGCGCGAGTGACCACGGTACGCACGGCCCGGGTCGGTTCGAGCGTCGGTCCGGTGCGACTTCTGGCGCACGACCTGGGCCGGTTCGGCCAAAGCGCGTTCCGGCTCAAGGCCGGTGACGACGGAGAGGCCTGGGACGCCTACTACCGCGGCGACGCGGTCCTGATCTCGGAGCCGTTCTGGTTTCGGCACGGCCTCGAGCTCGGCGCCACTCTGAGCCTGGAGACGCCGGCGGGTCGGCGCGGCTTTCCCGTCGCCGGCATCTTCTACGACTACGCCACCGAAGAAGGCTCCGTGTTGCTCGCGCAGCCGAGCTATCGCGAGCTTTGGGGCGATTTCGGGATCACCGCGGCTGCCCTGTATCTGGGCACCGCGGATCTAGCGTCGGTCGAAACGGCGGCGCTTCGAACGCTCGGCGAGGACCGGGAGCTCGTGATCCGCTCCAACAGACTTTTGCGTGACGAGTCGCTCAGAGTCTTCGATCGCACCTTCGTCGTGACCGGGGTGCTGCGTCTGCTGGCGGTGCTGGTGGCGTTCGTCGGTGTTCTGGCCGCGTTGACCGCGCTCCAGCTCGAGCGTGGGCGCGAGCTGGGCGTCCTCCGAGCGCTCGGCCTGACGCCCAGGGAAGTGTGGACCCTGGTCACGACCCAGACCGCAATGATCGGTGCGGTCGCCGGGGTGTTGGCGATACCGGTCGGACTCACGATGGCCGCCATCATGATCCACGTGATCAATCGCAGGTCGTTTGGGTGGTCGCTGGAGATGACGGTGTCTCCCGAGCCCCTGCTGGCGGCGGTCGTCCTGTCGGTGGGCGCGGCGCTCCTCGCCGGCCTGTACCCCGCCTACCGGATGTCCAGAACCTCGCCGGCCGAGGCCCTACGCGGCGAATGA
- a CDS encoding ABC transporter ATP-binding protein, with protein sequence MNDSRFIEIRELSKSYREGEQVHVVLDRAEISIAEGELVVLLGRSGSGKTTLLNLLSGIDLPDAGEVTVDGIALHELTERERTLFRRRRIGFVFQFFNLLPTLTVEENLLLPLELSGRLDDRARRRALDLLDRVGLAGRERSFPERLSGGEQQRVAIARALVHRPDLLLADEPTGNLDADTGLEILELLDTMTRQEGRTLVMATHSREVARVADRVFRIDHGRPVEIAPAKAPLPAPPPASG encoded by the coding sequence TTGAACGACTCCAGGTTTATCGAGATCCGCGAGCTCTCCAAGTCCTACCGGGAAGGCGAGCAGGTCCATGTGGTCCTCGATCGGGCCGAGATCTCGATCGCCGAAGGTGAGCTCGTGGTACTTCTGGGCAGGAGCGGCTCGGGCAAGACCACCCTGCTCAATCTGCTATCCGGTATCGACCTGCCCGACGCGGGCGAGGTCACGGTCGACGGCATCGCCCTGCACGAGCTCACTGAGCGCGAGCGAACGCTTTTTCGCAGACGACGAATCGGCTTCGTTTTCCAGTTTTTCAACCTCCTGCCGACCTTGACGGTCGAAGAGAACCTGCTGCTGCCGCTGGAGCTGTCGGGACGGCTCGACGATCGCGCCCGCCGACGGGCGCTCGACCTACTGGATCGGGTCGGGCTGGCCGGCCGGGAGCGGAGCTTCCCGGAACGACTCTCGGGCGGAGAGCAGCAGCGCGTCGCCATAGCCAGGGCGCTCGTTCACCGACCCGATCTGCTCCTGGCCGACGAGCCGACCGGCAACCTGGACGCCGATACCGGTCTCGAAATTCTCGAGCTTCTGGACACCATGACCCGCCAGGAGGGTCGAACGCTGGTCATGGCGACTCACAGCCGCGAGGTGGCCCGAGTTGCCGACCGGGTGTTTCGGATCGACCATGGCCGACCCGTCGAGATCGCTCCGGCGAAAGCGCCCCTTCCGGCACCCCCCCCGGCTTCCGGATGA
- a CDS encoding response regulator SirA — protein sequence MSSSVGSIVKRTGKVVAFDRDKIAIAVYKAGASVGHHDRDLADAVTQKVVEAVGATYSSDLPPTVENIQDIVERALIKSAHPKAALIARAYNTYRYERAQIRALTESAKIDNIPYKMMWHALDWNVEHDCHTVDKLNRIVRSGKLPDLIGAAERSYDAMIEGAAKAVLERKDELRFVIVAGPSSSGKTTTTMKLLEHLESHDVHVIPMSLDNYFFDLELHPKDEFGDYDFETPEALDLRLINRHLAEVDAGRPVEMPTYDFKTGKRTGETTRFEPEPGSLVLLDNLHGLYGGLTESVKAEHKFKIYIETVSQLKNVSGQYIRWTDIRLLRRMLRDSQFRAYPPEKTILHWHYVRRSELKHIIPNQGSADFKVNSALPYELPFLKHRLFEYLPGFLEKWRGNQKRLDGYIRARRIQDLLESIEDVADDSMVPPTSLLREFLGGSAYEVH from the coding sequence ATGTCATCTTCAGTCGGCTCGATCGTCAAGCGCACCGGCAAGGTCGTCGCCTTCGACCGCGACAAGATCGCGATCGCCGTTTACAAGGCCGGCGCCAGTGTCGGACACCACGACCGCGATCTCGCCGACGCCGTGACCCAGAAAGTCGTTGAAGCGGTCGGCGCCACCTACTCGAGCGACCTGCCACCCACGGTCGAGAACATCCAGGACATCGTCGAGCGCGCTCTGATCAAGAGCGCGCACCCCAAGGCCGCCCTGATCGCCAGGGCCTACAACACCTATCGCTATGAGCGGGCACAGATTCGTGCGCTGACCGAGTCGGCAAAGATCGACAACATTCCGTACAAGATGATGTGGCACGCGCTTGACTGGAACGTCGAGCACGACTGCCACACGGTCGACAAGCTCAACCGGATCGTTCGCTCCGGCAAGCTACCGGACCTGATCGGCGCCGCCGAGCGCTCGTACGATGCGATGATCGAAGGCGCCGCCAAGGCAGTCCTCGAGCGCAAAGACGAGCTTCGCTTCGTCATCGTCGCCGGTCCGAGCTCGTCCGGCAAGACCACCACCACCATGAAGCTCCTCGAACACCTGGAGTCGCATGACGTCCATGTGATCCCGATGTCGCTCGACAACTACTTCTTCGATCTCGAGCTTCATCCCAAGGACGAGTTCGGCGACTACGACTTCGAGACCCCTGAGGCTCTGGATCTCAGACTGATCAATCGGCACCTCGCCGAGGTCGACGCCGGCAGACCCGTCGAGATGCCGACCTACGATTTCAAGACCGGCAAACGCACCGGTGAAACCACCCGCTTCGAGCCCGAGCCCGGAAGCCTGGTCCTGCTCGACAACCTCCACGGCCTCTACGGCGGCCTCACCGAAAGCGTCAAGGCGGAGCACAAGTTCAAGATCTACATCGAGACCGTCAGCCAGCTCAAGAACGTGAGCGGACAGTACATCCGCTGGACCGACATTCGCCTCCTTCGGCGCATGCTTCGCGACAGCCAATTCCGTGCCTATCCGCCGGAGAAGACGATTCTGCACTGGCACTACGTTCGCCGCAGCGAGCTCAAGCACATCATCCCCAACCAGGGGTCGGCAGACTTCAAGGTCAACAGCGCCCTGCCCTATGAGCTGCCCTTCCTGAAGCATCGGCTCTTCGAGTATCTTCCGGGTTTCCTGGAGAAATGGCGCGGCAATCAGAAGCGTCTCGACGGCTACATTCGCGCCCGCCGGATCCAAGACCTTCTCGAGTCCATCGAAGATGTTGCCGATGACTCGATGGTGCCGCCGACCTCTCTGCTGCGCGAGTTTCTCGGCGGCAGCGCCTACGAGGTCCACTAG
- a CDS encoding class I SAM-dependent methyltransferase, with product MTKPKAWLSEEEDRLTPERSLWQDPNEPISHYYRWIWEYLAYLPLLCDVERHSSILEIGCSHGRTSRGLLQYLRSPGRYFGFDVDREQIDEAVRRITAIAPNFRYSHVDIYNRHYNPGGSIPASEFAFPHDGSTFDCVYAASVFTHLLPDEVTNYLRQTARVLKPGGKALFSFFVLDFYQGPGSTIAADYQFDHLFEGNEGVAVKDREYPDTVIAYSRETIAGYAAAAGLELARIVPGLWSNGSGLAVNEQDLVLLQAR from the coding sequence GTGACGAAGCCGAAGGCATGGCTCAGCGAGGAGGAAGACCGACTGACTCCGGAGAGGTCTCTGTGGCAGGACCCGAATGAGCCCATCAGCCACTACTACAGATGGATCTGGGAGTACCTGGCGTACCTGCCACTGTTGTGCGACGTCGAAAGACACTCCTCGATACTCGAGATCGGCTGCAGCCACGGTCGGACCTCTCGCGGGCTCCTGCAGTATCTGCGCAGTCCCGGGAGGTACTTCGGCTTCGATGTCGACAGGGAGCAGATCGACGAGGCGGTCCGACGAATCACTGCGATCGCGCCCAACTTCAGGTATTCCCACGTTGACATCTACAATCGTCACTACAACCCGGGCGGAAGCATCCCGGCCAGCGAGTTCGCGTTTCCACACGACGGCAGCACGTTCGATTGTGTCTACGCGGCCTCGGTCTTCACTCACTTGCTGCCGGACGAGGTCACGAACTATCTTCGCCAGACAGCGAGAGTGCTCAAGCCCGGTGGCAAAGCGCTGTTCAGTTTCTTCGTGCTCGACTTCTACCAGGGGCCCGGGAGCACGATCGCCGCCGACTACCAGTTCGACCATCTTTTCGAAGGCAACGAGGGCGTAGCCGTGAAGGACCGAGAGTACCCGGACACGGTGATCGCTTACAGTCGAGAGACCATCGCGGGGTACGCCGCGGCTGCCGGCCTCGAGCTCGCTCGAATCGTCCCGGGTCTGTGGTCCAATGGCTCCGGCCTGGCGGTCAACGAACAGGACCTCGTGCTGCTCCAGGCGCGGTGA
- a CDS encoding GNAT family N-acetyltransferase: MQDFEITVSESPRPELVARLQAGLTEHARSFVDAPGFQSLSVFAADAEGDLAGGTAGKVNWNWLSVNLLWVAAAHRRRGLGSLLLERIEAEARRRGCRHSHLDTFTYQARAFYESNGYAVFAALDDYPTGHSRLFLRKDL, from the coding sequence ATGCAGGATTTCGAGATCACGGTATCCGAATCCCCGCGACCCGAACTGGTCGCGCGACTGCAAGCCGGGTTGACCGAACACGCGCGATCGTTCGTGGATGCACCCGGCTTCCAGAGCTTGTCGGTTTTCGCCGCGGACGCCGAAGGCGATCTCGCTGGCGGGACGGCCGGCAAAGTGAACTGGAACTGGCTCTCCGTGAACCTCCTCTGGGTAGCGGCGGCGCACCGCAGGCGCGGGCTTGGCTCGCTTCTGCTCGAGCGAATCGAAGCGGAGGCTCGACGACGAGGCTGCCGCCACTCTCATCTCGATACCTTCACCTACCAAGCACGAGCCTTCTACGAGAGCAATGGCTACGCCGTCTTTGCCGCTCTCGATGACTATCCCACCGGACACTCGCGGCTGTTTCTGCGCAAGGATCTGTAG
- a CDS encoding diguanylate cyclase: MTSSPMLLPAVGLVALVAVVLLVQARSRIRAQNLRLRELERLETKAADLERQHHSLGQLMSDYLAFMRDLHTADALREIPGMLLKFMAWLFDPEEAVVLMRRRPAVSDSDRERQLIVASSLGTKVRRGTVLRLGVGELSMVAIAGATLDADRGQGGEGGELAGFVPDLAVPVSIDNENLGVLALMKARKPRMHSRQLLSLFAQSAALAYKNASALNRVRSQADIDALTGVLNKRGLSQALETLSEKTAEHGRPLSVFLFDIDNFKNYNDTNGHLPGDDCLQVMARLVTESIRADDTFGRYGGEEFLVILPWRGLDDAHLVAEKVRMAIEHYEFPFGEKQPLGRVTISGGVACIPEHADNTTDLIEAADRALYEAKNAGRNRVVRARAREAVEPIPQDTDELEPLPFEADDLERIKGIGPASAEKLRDLGVISYRQIAELDWPGIQDLAHAISTNAERILREEWLAQARELSGRLADVSSDQD, from the coding sequence ATGACATCCTCTCCCATGCTCTTGCCCGCCGTGGGCCTGGTCGCGCTCGTCGCCGTGGTGCTGCTGGTGCAGGCGCGCAGCCGAATCCGGGCTCAGAATCTCAGGCTCCGGGAGCTCGAGCGACTGGAAACGAAGGCGGCCGACCTCGAAAGGCAGCATCACAGCCTAGGCCAGTTGATGAGCGACTACCTGGCTTTCATGCGCGATCTCCACACTGCCGATGCCTTGCGAGAGATTCCGGGCATGCTGCTCAAGTTCATGGCCTGGCTTTTCGATCCGGAAGAGGCCGTTGTCTTGATGAGGCGGCGACCGGCGGTCTCCGATAGCGACCGCGAGCGCCAGTTGATCGTTGCGTCAAGTCTCGGCACCAAGGTGCGCCGGGGTACGGTGCTACGGCTCGGAGTTGGGGAGCTGAGCATGGTGGCGATTGCCGGCGCCACGCTCGACGCGGACCGCGGCCAGGGCGGCGAGGGGGGCGAGTTGGCCGGGTTTGTTCCCGATCTCGCCGTGCCGGTCTCGATCGACAACGAGAATCTGGGCGTCCTCGCGTTGATGAAGGCCAGGAAGCCGCGGATGCACTCGCGTCAATTGCTGTCCCTGTTCGCGCAATCCGCCGCTCTCGCGTACAAGAACGCCTCAGCGCTCAACCGGGTGCGCTCGCAGGCCGACATCGACGCCTTGACGGGAGTGCTCAACAAACGGGGCCTGTCGCAGGCGCTCGAGACCCTTTCCGAAAAGACCGCGGAGCACGGCCGGCCGCTTTCGGTCTTTCTATTCGATATCGACAACTTCAAGAACTACAACGACACCAACGGCCATCTGCCGGGAGACGACTGCCTGCAGGTGATGGCCAGGCTGGTGACCGAATCGATTCGAGCCGATGACACGTTCGGGCGCTACGGAGGGGAAGAGTTCCTGGTGATCCTGCCCTGGCGGGGCTTGGACGATGCGCACCTGGTCGCGGAAAAGGTCCGGATGGCGATCGAGCATTACGAGTTCCCGTTCGGCGAAAAGCAGCCGCTGGGGCGGGTCACGATCAGCGGCGGCGTCGCCTGCATTCCGGAGCACGCCGACAACACGACCGACCTGATCGAAGCCGCCGACCGGGCGCTCTACGAGGCCAAGAACGCGGGCAGGAATCGGGTCGTGCGCGCCAGAGCTCGGGAAGCCGTCGAGCCGATACCGCAGGACACCGACGAGCTCGAGCCACTGCCGTTCGAGGCCGACGATCTCGAACGCATCAAAGGGATCGGTCCTGCGAGTGCCGAGAAGCTCAGGGACCTGGGCGTGATCAGCTACCGGCAGATCGCGGAGCTCGATTGGCCGGGCATCCAGGATCTGGCGCACGCCATCAGCACCAATGCTGAGCGGATTCTGCGCGAGGAATGGCTAGCCCAGGCGAGGGAGTTGAGCGGTCGTCTTGCGGATGTCTCTTCCGATCAGGACTGA
- a CDS encoding cupin domain-containing protein, whose translation MPTSANFFKQIPEATESERIETLFESLGFRVERIVSLGQASADGFWYDQPEDEWVMVLEGRARLEIAEPSKIVELAAGDWLSLPANCRHRVTWTDPERPTVWLAVHGNR comes from the coding sequence CTGCCCACAAGTGCCAACTTCTTCAAACAGATTCCTGAGGCGACGGAGAGCGAACGGATCGAGACGCTGTTCGAGTCTCTCGGCTTTCGCGTCGAGAGGATCGTTTCCCTGGGCCAGGCCTCGGCCGACGGGTTTTGGTACGACCAGCCCGAGGACGAGTGGGTCATGGTGCTCGAGGGTCGCGCCAGGCTGGAGATCGCCGAGCCCTCGAAGATCGTCGAGCTGGCGGCCGGTGACTGGCTGAGCCTGCCGGCCAACTGCCGGCATCGCGTGACCTGGACCGACCCCGAGCGGCCAACGGTGTGGCTGGCCGTCCACGGCAACCGCTAG